The following proteins are encoded in a genomic region of Nicotiana sylvestris chromosome 4, ASM39365v2, whole genome shotgun sequence:
- the LOC104244040 gene encoding protein LIGHT-DEPENDENT SHORT HYPOCOTYLS 1-like, whose amino-acid sequence MDFVRAKVNVTSRNIIPSKSSDLSNTTVIPFSAPPLSRYENQKRRDWNTFCQYLRNHHPPLSFSICSSVHVLEFLRYLDQFGKTKVHNQNCPFFGVLNPPSPCLCPLRQAWGSLDALIGRLRAAYEEHGGNSEMNPFGTRAVKLFLRDVRSFQSKSRGISYEKKRKRSRNQKIIEAAEGHDQSHGAGATICEQTNNIVAE is encoded by the exons ATGGATTTTGTGAGAGCAAAAGTCAATGTAACTTCAAGAAATATTATTCCCAGCAAAAGTAGTGATCTCTCAAACACTACTGTTATTCCTTTCTCAGCTCCACCATTAAGTCGATATGAGAACCAGAAACGTCGAGATTGGAACACTTTCTGTCAATACTTAAGAAACCACCATCCGCCATTGTCGTTTTCTATTTGCAGCAGTGTTCACGTCCTGGAATTTCTTAG GTACTTGGATCAGTTCGGAAAGACCAAAGTTCATAACCAAAATTGTCCATTTTTTGGCGTGCTGAATCCTCCATCGCCATGCCTATGTCCTTTAAGGCAAGCTTGGGGAAGTCTTGATGCGCTTATAGGGCGTCTTCGAGCTGCTTATGAAGAACATGGAGGAAATTCAGAAATGAATCCGTTTGGGACTCGAGCAGTTAAGCTTTTCTTACGTGATGTTCGTAGTTTTCAGTCTAAGTCTAGAGGGATTAGCtatgagaagaaaaggaaaagatcaAGAAATCAGAAAATAATAGAAGCGGCAGAAGGACATGATCAATCACATGGTGCAGGTGCAACTATTTGTGAACAGACTAATAATATTGTTGCTGAGTGA